The Deinococcus hopiensis KR-140 sequence ACGGTGCTGCTGTGTGACTCCCCTCTCACGGCGCGCGGACCGCACGAGCTCGAAGCCTTTGGTCCGGTGGCGACCCTGTTGCCCTACGGCGGGTTGGAAGAAGCCGTGCAGCTCGCCCGCATGGGCCGGGGCTCCCTGGTGGGCAGCATCGTCACCCATGACCGCACCGAGGCCACCGAGCTCGTCCTCGGTATGGCGAGCACGCACGGCCGCCTGCTCGTCCTGAACCGCGAGAACGCCGAGGAGAGCACGGGCCACGGCTCCCCCCTGCCGCAGCTCAAGCACGGCGGGCCGGGCCGGGCCGGGAGCAGCGAGGAAATGGCGGGCATCGCGGGCGTCAAGCACCACATGAACAAGGTGGCGGTGCAGGCCGATCCCACCACCCTCGCGGCCATCACGCGCGAGTACGTGCCGGGGGGCGAGGTGCGCGAGGACCGCATCCACCCCTTCCGCAAGACCTTCGACGAAATCCAGGTGGGCGACAGCCTGCTCACCCACCGCCGGACGGTGACGGAAGCCGACATCGTGAACTTCGCCAATGTCTCTGGAGACCACTTCTACGCTCACGTGGACGAGATCGGCGCGCGGGAAGGTCTCTTCGGCCGGCGGGTGGCGCACGGCTACTTCCTGATCTCGGCGGCCGCCGGGCAGTTTGTCTCGCCTGCGCCCGGCCCGGTGCTGGCGAACTACGGTCTGGAGAACCTGCGTTTCGTTGAGCCCGTCGGCATCGGCGACACCATCCGTACCCGCCTGACCTGCAAGCGAAAGATCCGCAAGGACCTGCGGCCCGGCGAAGTGCGTCCCACCGGCGTGGTGGAGTGGCACGCGGAAATTACCAACCAGCGGGACGAACTCGTGGCGACCTACGACATCCTGACCCTGGTGGAGCGGGCGAGGGACGGAGCAGACGGGCAACTTCATCCTTAAGGTGGAGAGAAGGCCGGGTGGTGCGAGGCCGCCTGGCTTTTTCCTTGGCGCAGTTGTCAACGTGCAAACTTCTTTTTGACCGAGACCGGCAAGCGAAATGCGCATGGGGAGAATGGGGCGCCGTGAGGGGTGCCCTTCCACGCGCGGCGCCCCATTCGGACAACTGCTCGAGAGGCAGTGGCGTAATCCCCCACTTTGAAAAGCGGGGAGATAAGCCACTGCCCCAGGGCGGCGCAACAGGGCGTCGTAGGCAACGCAGGGCCATCTGCAGCTCACCGTCACGTGGTGCCGTACGTGGCGGGAGAGCGTTCTACACGGCACGCACACTACTATCTGAATTACCGTCTGGTGTTCACGCCGAAATACTGCCGTCGTTCTTTGGCCCGTTCCGTGATTGCCTGATCGAGATTTCCACCGCCACCTGTGCTGAGCGCGACTGGCGCATCCGGGGCAGGGAGGTCATGCCTGAACACGTGCATCTCTTCCAGTCTTGCCCGCCAAAGTGGGTGCCATGCGACATCGCCAAAATCCTGAAGGGCGTATCCGCACGTCTCTTGCTGCCAGAGCCCCCCGAACGGAAGCGGCGCGGCCACCTGTGGACGAACGCCTACTCCGTGGGGTTGGCGGGCAACATCTCGGCGGATGTGATTTGGCGGTATACCGAGAACCAGCGCAAAGGACAGGTGGACGATGGGGCATAAAGCCTTCAAGTTCCGCCTGTTCCCGAATGTGGCCCAGGAAAAGGCGCTGGACGCCACGCTGTACCTGCGCCGGGGCCTTTACAACGCCGGTTTGCAAGAACGGCGTGATGCTTACCGGAAGTGTGGTGTGTCCGTCAGCTACTGCGGGCGGAGACGCGCCCTGACCGAAATCGAGGCCGATTTACCGGAGTACAAGGGCGTCCACTCGCAGGTGCTTGACGTGATGGAGCGGCTTGACAAGTCCTTCAAGGGCTTTTTCCGCCGCGTGAGATCCGGCGTTAAGGCCGGGTATCCGAGGTTCAAAGGGAGGTTGCACGACGACTCCCTCACCTACCCCAGGCGGGCAAGACGGGGCGATGCCCTTGCCGGATTCCGGCAAGGGCTACGCGTCCAAAATTGGCAACGGGCGCTGTAAGTACCACCGCCCCCTGGAAGGAACGGTCAAGACCGCCACCGTCAAACGAGAGGGGGAGAAGTGGTATGTGGTGTGCGCCTGCGGGGTAGGGGGCGCGGCCCCCACCCGCTACCGGGGACGTGGGACCGATCTGGGCACCAACCCAATCTTCCTCATCACGTCGGACGGGGCGCCCGTCAAAGCTCCCCGCCACTTCAAAAAGGCCGCACGGAAGATTGGGCAATTCCGGCGCAGGGTCAGCAAAAAGAATCGGGGAACCGTCGCCACCGGGAACTGAAACGGCAGATTGCCGCCGAGCATTGCCGGGTGGCGAACCGGAAGCGGGATTTCCGCCGCAAGACGGCGCGCACTCTGGTCAACCGCCATGACATGGTGTTCCACGGAGCCCTGAACATCATCGGCTTCGCCCGTCCCCGTACGGTCAATGGGCTACTGGACGCAGGGTGGGCCAGCTTCTTGGGCATCCTCCCCCTCAGAGCTGCGAACGCTGGTCGGAAAGTCGCTGGGCTCGACCCGAAATACCCAAGTCAGGATTGTTCGCAATGCGGCCGCAGGCAGAAGGTCAAAATCGGCCACGCCTACGTCTGTGCGAGCTGTGGCAACGACGGCCACCGGGACGTGAACGCGGCCCCATCCTGAATCGGGGCCGGGAGGCGCCCTTCAGCGAGGGTGTGGGAGCGGCGGCACCTGTTGACCTGAGAAGCTCCGCATTTTAACGCGGCGGTCATCACTGACACACCTTCACAGGGCCCTGGCCCCATGCGTTACGTTGGGCGGGAACGTTCACAGGAGCGTTCCTTCGGCCCTGGCAGGCCGATAGGCAAGAAAACGGCTTCGCGCGCCTCCGTCTCCCGGGACGGTCCGGGTGCGCGTGTCTCAGGAGGGCCAATGGACGCGACGGATCTGATGAATTCTTATTTTGGAGCTGCTGGAACCCGGCGGTTGGGGCAGGAGGCGGGTCTGGACGGGGTGGAGGCCGAGCGGATACTGCGCGCCGGTCTGCCCCTGCAACTCGCGGCACTCGCCGAACATGCCCGGACACCGGAGGGCCAGGACCACCTGCGCGAAGCGGTACAGAACCTTCCGGGCTTCTCGGACGTTGAGGCGGCGCTCAATGAGCCTGGCGGGGCCGAGAACCTGGGGCAGGCCGGTGAACTGCTCGGTCCCGTGTTGCTGGGCGAGCAGACCGGCCGGATCGTGCCGCAGGTCGCTGGGGAGCAGGACCTGGCGGGCGTACAAAAGCTGCTGAATATGGCCCTGCCGCTGCTGCTCAGCTTCCTGGGTCAGCGTGGGGTGCTGGCAGGCAACATGCCGGCGCTCCTCTCAGACCTCGGGGGTTCGTTCGGTGTGCCTTCCACTGCGCTCCTGGCCGTGGAAAGGGGCGACACGTCCACTGCTGCGGGCTTGGCCGAGTTCCTGCGCGGTCAATTTCGCGGCCCCCTGGTGGACCGGCTGGGACGCGCGGCCGGCTTCACGGGCAGCACGGCTTCCCGGGCCGCCCAGGCCGCCCTACCGGTGATCCTCGCCGGACTCCTGAGCCGGGGAAGCACCGAGGCGGGTGCGGCGGACCTCCTGACCCGCAGCCGTGAAAGTGAGCGGCTGCTTGGCGTGAATGGGGAGCTGAACGCGGATCTGCTCTCCGACCAGGCTGAACTGGCCCGAATCGAGGGCCAGGGCCGCGGCCTGTTGGGGACCCTCTTTCCCAACGTAGATGCCCTGACGGGCCGCTTCGGTTCCGCGACGGGCGGCTCGGGGTCCAGTGCCGGACGGCTCCTCGCGCTGCTCGCACCGCTGGTGCTGGCTCTGGTGGGGAGCCGCGCGCGGGCCGGGGGACTGAATGCGACGGGCCTGAGCACGCTGCTCGGCGGGCTGCAGGGGCGTCTGCCGGACTTGCTGCCTCCCGGGCTCTCCAGCCTCAATGCGCTGTTGAAGCCTGCCGCTCCTGCTCCAGCGCCCGCTGCGGAACCCACCCGCGTGGAAACTGTCGCCACCGCCATTCCCCAGGTCACCACCACGCCGCCTGCTCCTCGCGCGGAGATCAGGCCGCCTGCCACTTCTGCTCCAGCCCCCACCCGCGTCACGACGACCACCACCACTCCACGCCGTCGCCGCAGCGGATTTCCGTGGTGGATACTGCTGCCGCTGCTGCTTGGTGGAGCGGCCTGGTGGTTCTCGCGTTCGCCCTCAGGGACGTCTGTCACGGGAAGTGTGCCGGCGCGCAGCGTCACGGTCACCACGCCTGCGCCGGGGGCCACCCTCCCCGCCGAGGACTTTGTGATGGGTGGCTCGGCGGCAGCGGGCGATACGCTGACCATCCAGGAAGGCGATCAGTCCGTCGCCACCACCGAGGTGGGTTCCGACGGCACCTGGCAGGTCGCTGTTCCCGCTCCGGCTCCCGGCGAACACACCTACCGGGTCACGGGCAAGAACAGCGGTGCCCGGACCGAGCTCAAGATGACGGCTGGAGGAGCGGGGGCCACAGCTGGGCAGGACACGACGGCGGAGAATTCGGCGGACACCTCTGGCGCAGCAGGTGACGACGGTGCGCCGAGCACCAGCGGCGCGGCCCCTCCCTCGGGTCAGGCCGGAAGTGAAGACGGCACCTCCGCAACCCCCGGAACATTTGCCATCACCGGCCCGGCGGAGGGCACCCAACTTCCTGCCGGTGGCTTTACCCTCAGGGGCACGGGCAACCCCGGCGGCATCCTCCAGGTTTTGGAAGATGGAACCAGCCTGGGCAACGCCACCGTGGCCGAGGACGGTACCTGGAGTCTGGATGTGCCCAGCCCCGCTGCAGGCGCCCATACCTACGCTGTGCAGGACAGCGGCGGTCAGGAACTGGGGCAGGTGGCCCTGAGGTCCGCCGCTGCCCAGGCTGGAGCGGGCAATACCTGCGCCCAGAACTACACCCTCAGCATCACCGATGGCCAGACCGTCAACCAGCCCTTCCGCTTCGGCGGGGTGGGTGGTGGCAAGGGCTACGCGGTGACCGTCAAGCGGGATGCGCGGGTGGTGGGCACCAAGAACGTGCCGCTCGACACCACCTGCGGCTGGAGCTACCAGAGCAAGCCCGGTGCGGGCAAGGTCACCTACGAGGTCCGCGCGGCGGGAGCAACGTCGGGCGAGCCCCTGAGTACGGTGACGCTGACCGTCAAACCCTGAGTTGTGCGAACTGCAGGGCCGCGTTTTCCTGGACGCGGCTCTTTCTCCCGTCACGCTTTGGATCAGCGGCTGACTGTCCAGATCCCGGCGAACTCCACAAGCTGCGTATTCACCTCTTGTGTGGCGTAGGCGCTGATGCTGCCGTCAAGGTACAACGCGTCCGGACAGTGCAGCACGTCCCGGAAGAACACGGCGAAGGCGTGAAAGTTCACGGGGCCAGCGCTGATGGCAAAGCGTACCTGACCGTCCTGGCATACCCCCACCCCGCTGCGGACCTTGAAACTGCTGCTCCCCTTGTTGAAGGCGGGGTGGAGTTGCCCTCCCTGAACGAGCAGAGGCCCCGACTGCGTTGCGAAGGTGGGCTGGAGATTGAGCCGGCGGTACGCTCCCGTCTCCGTCACACCCGCCCGGTTTCCCTTGATCCAGAACACACCGTTGGGCAGCAGGGCAAAGTTACCCCCCGAACGCGCCCCGTTCAGCCCCACCAGGGTCTGCCCCTTTTCTACATGCAGCCCAAGCGGCCGCGGGCCCGGCGCGTAGATGCCACTGTTGGTCGCGAACAGCACCTGCTTCCCCCGCTTCTTGAGGTATTTCTCCACTGCCTCGAATGTCCGGTACGGCTCGCCCGTCGCTGCATTCTTCCAATGCAGTTCCAGCTGGTCCCGCCCAGGATCGACGGCCACCACCGTATACAGCATTCCCCCCGCCGTCACCCGCCGAATATCCACGCCGTCCGCCTTTGAGCACGCGGTCAAGAGAAGACCCAGGCCAAAGCCCAGGGACAGGCGGCGGAATGGGCGGCAGGAAGAGGCGCGCGGCATGCCCAGTAATGATGCTGGGCAGGGATGAGCCGGCGGTGATGTGACCCGCTACAAACGGAAGAAAAAGGCCGTATCGCCTGTCCCTGGTTGGGATCAGGAAAGGTCAGGGGCAGAGGGGTTGACAGGTTTGGGGGGTGGGTGTATCTTTTCTGAGCCTCAGTTGAGGCGAGCAGCATGACAAGCGAAGAACGTGCGAGAAAGAGCACATAACAATGTCTTCACCAGAAGCGTTGAGGCCTGTCCTCACGCGGACTGTTGAAACAAAAGGAAGGGTCAAGATAACAAGGGTCCACGGTGGATGCCCTGGCACTGGAGCCGATGAAGGACGCGATTACCTGCGAAAAGCCCCGACGAGCTGGAGATACGCGTTGACTCGGGGATGTCCGAATGGGGAAACCCACCTCGCAAGAGGTACTCCGCAAGGAGAGGGAACCCAGGGAACTGAAACATCTCAGTACCTGGAGGAACAAAAAGAGAAATCGATTCCCTGAGTAGCGGCGAGCGAAACGGGATGAGCCCAAACCAAGCCACTTGTGGCTTGGGGTTGTAGGACCAGTTTTTAAGATTCAACCGTCCAAGCTGAACCTGTTGGAAACCAGGACCACAGCGGGTGATAGTCCCCTAAGCAAACGGACGGTTGACTGTACTGGCACCTGAGTAGGTCGTTGTTCGTGGAACGATGACTGAATCCACGCGGACCACCGCGTAAGGCTACATACTCCCAGTGACCGATAGCGCATAGTACCGTGAGGGAAAGGTGAAAAGAACCCCGGGAGGGGAGTGAAAGAGAACCTGAAACCGTGGACTTACAAGCAGTCACCGCTCCGTATGAGTGTGGTGGCGTGCCTATTGAAGCATGAGCCGGCGACTTAGTCCTAACGTGCAAGCTTAAGTCAAAGACGGAGGCGGAGCGAAAGCGAGTCCGAATAGGGCGTGCAGTACGTTGGGCTAGACTCGAAACCAGGTGAGCTACGCATGACCAGGTTGAAACCCCCGTGACAGGGGGCGGAGGACCGAACCGGTGCCTGCTGAAACAGTCTCGGATGAGTTGTGTGTAGGAGTGAAAAGCTAACCGAACCTGGAGATAGCTAGTTCTCCCCGAAATGTATTGAGGTACAGCCTCGGATTTAACCGTGCGCCGTGTAGAGCACTGACAAGGCTCGGGGGCCTACCAGCCTACCAACCCTTATCAAACTCCGAAGCGACGCATTGGATATCCGGGAGTGAGGCTGCGAGAGCTAACTTCCGTAGCCGAAAGGGAAACAACCCAGACCGCCAGCTAAGGTCCCTAAATGATCGCTCAGTGGTTAAGGATGTGCCGTCGCAGTGACAGCCAGGAGGTTGGCTTAGAAGCAGCCACCCTTCAAAGAGTGCGTAATAGCTCACTGGTCGAGTGACGGTGCGCCGAAAATGATCGGGGCTCAAGCGATTTACCGAAGCTGCGGATTGAAACTTGCTCTGCAAGTTTCTCTGGTAGGGGAGCGTTCCACAAACAGAGAAGCATGACCGGAAGGACATGTGGAGTGCGTGGAAGTGCGGATGCCGGCATGAGTAACGATAAAACAGGTGAGAATCCTGTTCGCCGTAAGGACAAGGGTTCCTGGGGAAGGGTCGTCCGCCCAGGGAAAGTCGGGACCTAAGGTGAGGCCGAAAGGCGCAGCCGATGGACAGCAGGTCAAGATTCCTGCACCCGTGACGTGGAGTGATGGAGGGACGCATTACGCTATCCAATGCCGTGCTATGGCTATGCCGGTTGGTATGCTTAGGTTTCCAGGGTCAGAAAATCTACCTGGTACATGACTGAGGCATATCGGGAGTCCCCTCGGGGACGAAGTTGGAAACGCGACGGTGCCAAGAAAAGCTTCTAAACGTTGAAACGTCACTGCCCGTACCGCAAACCGACACAGGTGTCCGAGTGTCAATGCACTAAGGCGCGCGAGAGAACCCTCGTTAAGGAACTTTGCAATCTCACCCCGTAACTTCGGAAGAAGGGGTCCCCACCTTAGACGTGGGGCGCAGTGAATAGGCCCAGGCGACTGTTTACCAAAATCACAGCACTCTGCCAACACCAAAAGTGGACGTATAGGGTGTGACGCCTGCCCGGTGCCGGAAGGTCAAAGGGAGTGGTGCAAGCTACGAACTGAAGCCCCGGTGAACGGCGGCCGTAACTATAACGGTCCTAAGGTAGCGAAATTCCTTGTCGGGTAAGTTC is a genomic window containing:
- a CDS encoding zinc ribbon domain-containing protein — its product is MANRKRDFRRKTARTLVNRHDMVFHGALNIIGFARPRTVNGLLDAGWASFLGILPLRAANAGRKVAGLDPKYPSQDCSQCGRRQKVKIGHAYVCASCGNDGHRDVNAAPS
- a CDS encoding helix-turn-helix domain-containing protein → MGHKAFKFRLFPNVAQEKALDATLYLRRGLYNAGLQERRDAYRKCGVSVSYCGRRRALTEIEADLPEYKGVHSQVLDVMERLDKSFKGFFRRVRSGVKAGYPRFKGRLHDDSLTYPRRARRGDALAGFRQGLRVQNWQRAL
- the tnpA gene encoding IS200/IS605 family transposase, translating into MRGALPRAAPHSDNCSRGSGVIPHFEKRGDKPLPQGGATGRRRQRRAICSSPSRGAVRGGRAFYTARTLLSELPSGVHAEILPSFFGPFRDCLIEISTATCAERDWRIRGREVMPEHVHLFQSCPPKWVPCDIAKILKGVSARLLLPEPPERKRRGHLWTNAYSVGLAGNISADVIWRYTENQRKGQVDDGA
- a CDS encoding DUF937 domain-containing protein → MDATDLMNSYFGAAGTRRLGQEAGLDGVEAERILRAGLPLQLAALAEHARTPEGQDHLREAVQNLPGFSDVEAALNEPGGAENLGQAGELLGPVLLGEQTGRIVPQVAGEQDLAGVQKLLNMALPLLLSFLGQRGVLAGNMPALLSDLGGSFGVPSTALLAVERGDTSTAAGLAEFLRGQFRGPLVDRLGRAAGFTGSTASRAAQAALPVILAGLLSRGSTEAGAADLLTRSRESERLLGVNGELNADLLSDQAELARIEGQGRGLLGTLFPNVDALTGRFGSATGGSGSSAGRLLALLAPLVLALVGSRARAGGLNATGLSTLLGGLQGRLPDLLPPGLSSLNALLKPAAPAPAPAAEPTRVETVATAIPQVTTTPPAPRAEIRPPATSAPAPTRVTTTTTTPRRRRSGFPWWILLPLLLGGAAWWFSRSPSGTSVTGSVPARSVTVTTPAPGATLPAEDFVMGGSAAAGDTLTIQEGDQSVATTEVGSDGTWQVAVPAPAPGEHTYRVTGKNSGARTELKMTAGGAGATAGQDTTAENSADTSGAAGDDGAPSTSGAAPPSGQAGSEDGTSATPGTFAITGPAEGTQLPAGGFTLRGTGNPGGILQVLEDGTSLGNATVAEDGTWSLDVPSPAAGAHTYAVQDSGGQELGQVALRSAAAQAGAGNTCAQNYTLSITDGQTVNQPFRFGGVGGGKGYAVTVKRDARVVGTKNVPLDTTCGWSYQSKPGAGKVTYEVRAAGATSGEPLSTVTLTVKP
- a CDS encoding phosphodiester glycosidase family protein, which codes for MPRASSCRPFRRLSLGFGLGLLLTACSKADGVDIRRVTAGGMLYTVVAVDPGRDQLELHWKNAATGEPYRTFEAVEKYLKKRGKQVLFATNSGIYAPGPRPLGLHVEKGQTLVGLNGARSGGNFALLPNGVFWIKGNRAGVTETGAYRRLNLQPTFATQSGPLLVQGGQLHPAFNKGSSSFKVRSGVGVCQDGQVRFAISAGPVNFHAFAVFFRDVLHCPDALYLDGSISAYATQEVNTQLVEFAGIWTVSR